TACCAGCTTCTCCAGGGCACCCTGCTCGGCTCGGCCAACAACTACATCGACCGGCTGGCGTCGGAGATCTGGGGGTCCGACGGGGAGTTCGCGGCCGCGGCCGAGGTCTGGCTCGGCGAACGCGGGCTCTCCGGCATCACGGTGGTGACGCCGTCGGGATTCGATGAACGCAACGTCGCCACCCCCGAGGCCCTCGTGGCCCTGGGCGAGATGGCCATGCGCAACCCGGTGTTCGCCGAGATCGTGGGAACCCGGTCTGTCGACCTGCCCGGGGCAGGCAAGGTCGAGAACACGAACGGGATGCTCGCCGATCCGGGTGTCGTCGGCATCAAGACGGGCACCCTCGTCGGGTGGAATCTGCTGACCGCCAAGGACGTCGCCGTCGGCGACTCGACGGTCCGGCTCTACGCCGCGGCGCTGAACCAGGAGGACGACGAGGCGCGTCTCGCCCTCACCCGTGCGCTGTTCGCCCAGACGGAGGCGGCGTTGCAGGCCCAGGGCCCGGCCGTCCCGGCGGGCACGGTGGTCGGGCGCGTGGTCACCGCCTGGGGTGAGCGCGTCGACGTGGTCGCGGGCGAGGACGCCGACGTCGTGCTGTGGAACGGGGCGAGCGCGACCGCATCGACGGTGTTCGACCTCGGGGAGGAACGGGAGGCGGACGGGACGGTCGGCACCCTGACCACGACCGGCCCTGTCGACAGCACGGAGACCGCGCTCGTCCTCGACGAGGACCTGGACGGTCCGAGCCCGTGGTGGCGGCTCACCCACCCGCTCGAGCTCTTCGGCATCTCCGGGGACGACTGAGTCCTGACGACGATGCCCCACTCCGGATCCGGAGTGGGGCATCGTGCGTGAAGCGGGTCAGGCGCGGGGCGTGGAGCCGTCCGCGCCGTCGTCGAGAAGCGCCTGCGCTGCTGCGGACTCGGCCGCCGGAACCTGGGCGCCGACGGCTGCTCCCGCCACGGCGTCCGCCGCCTGCGCCTCGGCACTGGCTTCCGCGTCCGCCTCGCCGGTCACGACCACCGGAGACGAGCCGGTGAGAGCCGCTTCCGCATCGAGGTCGGTCGCCGCCTGCTCGAACTGCGACTGGTACAGCCGCCAGTACGCGCCCTGCGCCGCGATGAGCTCGTCATGCGTGCCCTTCTCCACGATGTCGCCGTGCTCCATCACGAGGATGAGATCGGCGTCGCGGATGGTCGACAGACGGTGCGCGATGACGAACGAGGTCCGTCCGTGCCGGAGCGCCGCCATCGCGTTCTGCAGCAGCAGCTCGGTGCGGGTGTCGACCGCCGAGGTGGCCTCATCCAGGATGAGGATCGACGGCTGCGCCACGAAGGCCCGCGCGATCGTGATGAGCTGGCGCTCACCGGCCGAGACGTTCGACGCGTCCTCGTCGAGCACGGTGTCGTACCCGTCCGGAAGCGCGTGCACGAAGCGGTCGACGTAGGTCGCCTTCGCCGCGGCCAGCACCTCCTCGTCCGTCGCGGTCGAACGGCCGTAGCGGATGTTCTCGCGGATGCTCCCGGCGAAGAGCCAGGGGTCCTGGAGCACCATGCCGGTGCGGGAGCGCAGCTCGTCGCGCGTGATGGTCGAGATGTCCTGACCGTCGAGCGTGATCCGTCCGCCACTGAGCTCGTAGAACCGCATGATGAGGTTCACGAGCGTCGTCTTACCCGCACCCGTGGGGCCGACGATCGCCACGGTCTGCCCCGGTTCCACCCGGAAGGACAGATCGGTGATGAGGGGACGCTCGGGCGAGTACGAGAAGGAGACGTTCTCGAACTCGATCACGCCCTCGCCCTCGCGGAGCGCGGGGGCGTCGGGGGCATCGGCCTCCTGCTCGTCGGAGTCGAGCAGATCGAACACCCGCTCCGCCGACGCCGTGCCGGACTGCACGACCGCAGCCATGCCGCCCAGCTCGGACAGCGGCTGCGTGAACTGCTGCGAGTACTGGATGAACGCCTGCACGTCGCCGAGGCGCAGCTGCCCGCTCGCGACCATGAGGCCGCCGAGCACCGCGATGCCGACATAGGTGAGGCTGCCGACGAAGGTCATCGCGGGCATGATGATGCCCGAGAGGAACTGCGCCTTGAAGCTCGCCTGGAACAGCTCCTCGTTCTCGGCCTTGAACTTGTCCAGGGCGTCCTGCTCGCGGCCGAACACCTTGACCAGGGCGTGGCCGGAGAAGGCCTCCTCGACCCGGGCGTTGAGCCGCCCGACCTTACGCCACTGCGTGCCGAAGGCCTTCTGCGACCGCGGACCGATGACGCCGAAGATCACTCCCATGAGCGGAAGCGCCACGAGGGCCACGAGTGCGAGCTGCCACGAGATCGAGAACATCATCACGAGCACGCCGACCACCGTCAGCACGGCGGTCAGGGCACCAGACAGCGACTGCTGCATGGTCTGCGTGATGTTGTCGATGTCGTTCGTCACGCGGGAGATCAGCTCGCCGCGCTGCACCTTGTCGAAGTACGCCAGCGGCAACCGGTTGATCTTCGCCTCGACGGCCTCACGCAGGCGCCACATGGTGCGGACCATGATGACGTTGATGACGTACCCCTGCAGCCAGCTGAGGAACGCGGCCACGACGTAGATCGCGAGGACCGCCGCGATCACCCAGCGCAGGGCGTCGAAGTCGATGCCGTCGCCGACCCGGAAGTCGCCGAGCGCTCCCACCTGGTTCGCGAAGTCGGTCTGTCCGGCATCACGCAGCGCGTCGACCACCACGTCCTGCGGCGTCCCCGCCGGGAATCCGGGGAAGTCGCCGCTCGGCTGGCCGAGCTGGATGGAGATGAAGCCGCGGTAGACGATGTTCGTCGCCTCGGCGAGCACCTTCGGCGCGGCGACGGTCAGCACGACCCCGATCGCTCCGAGGATCGACACGAAGACGAACCAGACGGCAGAGGGCTTGAGCAGCCCGATCATCCGGGCGAAGCTCTTGCCGAAGTTGTCGGCCTTGCCCGGTGCGACGCTGTCCCAGTCGCCGGAGTGCTGCCGAGCCTGCTCGGCGAGCTCCGCCTCGTACTGCTCCTCGGCGGTGAGCTCCCGCTCGGTCGTGGGAGCCGGGGCCTTCCCTCGCCCGCGGCGCCGCGCCGCTGCCCCCTGGGTCCCTGACCCCGCCCCCTGGGTCTCTGACCCCGCACCCTGGGTCCCTGAGCCTGTCGAAGGGCCCGCCCCCTGGGTCCCTGAGCCTGTCGAAGGGCCCGCCCCCTGGGTCCCTGAGCTTGTCGAAGGGTCCTGCTCGCTCATGCGTCCACCCCCAGCTGCGACTCGACGATCTCCCGGTAGGTCTCGCTGGTCTCCAGCAGCTCCTCGTGGGTGCCGACTCCGACCATCGTGCCGCCCTCGAGCACCACGATGCGGTCGGCGTCGGTGATCGTGGAGACGCGCTGCGCGACCACGATCTTCGTCACGTGCGGAAGCTCCCGCCACAATGCCTGCCGCAGACGGGCGTCCGTCGTGAGGTCGAGTGCGGAGAAGGAGTCGTCGAACACGAGTACCTGCGGCCGGTGCACGATGGCCCGCGCGATCGCGAGGCGCTGTCGCTGACCGCCGGACACGTTCGTTCCGCCCTGGGCGATGCGGGAGTTCAGGCCGTCCGGCATCTCCTCGACGAAGTCACGACCCTGAGCGATCTCGAGAGCGTGCCAGAGCTCCTCGTCCGTCGCGTCCTCGCGGCCGTAGCGCAGGTTGGAGGCCACGGTGCCGGTGAAGAGGAAGGGACGCTGGGGCACGAGGCCGATGCTGTCCCACAGCGCTTCGACGTCGGCGTTCCGCACGTCCGTGCCGCCGACGTGCACGGAGCCGCCGGACACGTCGAACAGGCGCGGGATGAGCGAGACGAGCGTGGTCTTGCCCGACCCGGTGGAGCCCACGACGGCGACGGTCTCGCCCGGCTCCGCGGCGAAGCTGATGCCGGTGAGGACCGGGGCGTCGGCACCGGGGTAGGTGAACGACACGTCGTCGAAGGCGACGGCACCCGGCGTCGGGAAGACGGTGACGCCGTCCGCCGGACGGGTCATCGTCGACTCGGTGTTCAGAACCTCGCCGATGCGCTCGGCCGAGACGGCGGCGCGCGGGATCATCATGGCCATGAAGCTCGCCATGATGACGCCGCCCATGATCTGACCGATGTACTGCATGAAGGCGAACAGCGTGCCCACCTGCACGGTGCCGTTGTTGACCTCGATGCCGCCGAACCAGATGACGGCGACCACGGTCACGTTGAGGATGAGCATGAAGAGCGGGAACAGCAGCACGAACAGCGAGCCGACCTTGCGGCCGACGACCATGATGTCGGTGTTCGCGCCGCGGAAGCGCTCTTCCTCGATGCGCTCGCGGACGAAGGCCCGCACCACGCGCACGCCGGTGAGCTGCTCGCGCATGATGCGGTTCACGTTGTCGAGCTTGCCCTGGTAGCTGCGGAACAGCGGGACCATGCGGCCGATGACGAGTGCCGCGAGGAGGAGCAGCACCGGGACGGAGACGGCGATCAGCCAGCTCAGCCCGGCGTTGGTCTGCACGGCGAAGATGATGCCGCCGATCGCGAGCAGCGGCGCGGTGACGAGCATCGTCGCGCCCATCATCGCCAGCATCTGCACCTGCTGCACGTCGTTCGTGTTGCGGGTGATGAGGGAACCGGCACCGAACTGCGAGACCTCGCGCTCGGAGAAGCCGCTGACCTTGCCGAACACGTCGGCACGGATGTCACGACCCGCCCCCATCGCGGCGCGGGCGGCGAAGAAGGTCGCGATGACCGAGGCCACGATCTGGCCGAGCGACACGGCCAGCATGAACAGGCCGGTGCGCCAGATGTACGCGGTGTCGCCCTGGGCGACGCCCTTGTCGATGATGTCGGCGTTGAGGCGGGGCAGGTAGAGGGTCGCGGCCGCGCTGGCGAACTGGAAGACCAGCACGGCGACGAGGAGCCACTTGTAGCGAGACAGATATCGGAGGAGGAGTTTTCCCAGCACAGGCGGACTTTCTAGGAAGGAGGAGGCGGCGGGTCTCCCGGCAGACGGATGCCGACCGACGACCGGCCATAGGACAGGGTGCCACGAAGCGGCGACATTCGGATCCCCCTCCGGGAGGACCTTCGCTCACAGCGAACCACTCCCCCGTCTCGCCGCCCATTTCTGCACGCGGGCGATCAAGGACTTCCCGGTCGTGACCGGGGCCGTGATCGTCAGAACAGCGCGGGCTGCGGAACGTAGTCCCGCGCGGCCGCCCCGGCGTCGGGGCCGAGCTCGGCGAGGGAGGCCGGCTGCCACTTCGGGTTGCGGTCCTTGTCGACCACCTGCGCCCGGATGCCCTCCACCAGGTCGGGGTGCTCGTTCACGAACCACAGCACCCGGCGGTACTCGCCTTCGAGCGCGGCACGAAGCCCACTCATCCCCCGCGCCTCCCGCACGGCGTCGAGGGTCACGACGAGGCCGGTCGGGGCCAGTCCGTCGAGCAGGTCGGCGACGGCGGCCGCTTCATCGGTGCCGAGCGCACGCAGCCGCTCCAGGATCTCGGGCACGGTCGAGGCGGCGAAGACCTCGTCGATCCACTCCCGCGCGTCGGGGAGCGCGGACGGCTCCGGCGTCTCGTCGAAGAGCAGGACGATCTCGCTCGGGCTCGTCGGATCGGCGCGGTACGCCAGAGCCTCGCGCAGCGCGTCGAGGCGGTCGGAGGGGACGAAGTGGTCGGCGAAGCCCGCGTACACGGCGTCGGCACCGTTCATCGTGGCCCCGGTGAGACCGAGGTATTCGCCGAGCCGTCCCGGCGCCCGCCCCAGCAGCCACGTGCCGCCGACGTCGGGCGTGAAGCCGATCCGGGTTTCCGGCATGGCGAGCTTCGAGCGCTCGGTGACCACGCGGATCGCGGCGTGCCCCGCGAGACCGATGCCGCCGCCCATGGTGATGCCGTCGGCGAGCGCGACCACGGGCTTCGGGTACTCCGCGATCATGGCGTTCATCGCGTACTCCCGGCGGAAGAACTCTGCGGACTGCTCCGGATGACCGGACGTGATCTGGCTGTGCAGGCGGCGCACGTCGCCGCCCGCGCACATGCCGCGCTCACCCTCGCCGTCGATGAGGACGATCTGCACGTCGGAATCGTCGCGCCACGCGACGAGCGCCGTCGTGATGGCCGCGATCATGTCCTCGTCGAGCGCATTGATCGCCTCAGGGCGGTTGAGCGTGAGCCGCCCCAGCGCTCCTTCGGTGCGGATGAGGACACGGGGCGCGGCGGGGGTATCGGTCACGCGTGCCAGGCTACCCCGTCGCATGCGGCCGGATTCCGCACGAAATGCGGGTTCCGGGGCGGTTTTCCGGCAGGATAGGAGGAACTGTTCATCGCAACGAGAGGTCCCGGATGCCCGAAGGACAGGTGCTCGAGTTCACGAATGTGACGAAGCGCTTCAACGAGGTGACGGCCGTCTCGGACTTCTCCGCACGGGTCGAGCCCGGCGCGGTCACCGCTTTCCTCGGCCCCAACGGCGCGGGCAAGACGACGACCCTGCGCATCCTGCTCGGCCAGGTGCGCCCCACGTCCGGCACCGCCACGATCGGCGGCGTCGCATACGCCGAACTGCGCCAGCCGCTGCGCACCATCGGCGCGGTCCTGGAGGAGACGGCCTACCGGCCGCGCCGCACCGCGAGTCGTCAGCTCACCATCGCCGCGAAGGCCAACGGCATCCGCCTCGCCCGCGTCGACGAGGTGATCTCCCTGGTCGGCCTGGAGGGCGAAGCGGACACGCGCATCGGCGGGTTCTCGCTCGGCATGCGCCAGCGCCTCAGCGTCGCCCACGCGCTGCTCGGCGACCCCGGAGCGCTCGTGTTCGACGAGCCGGCGAACGGTCTCGACCCCGAGGGCATCCGCTGGATGCGTCTGCTGATGCGTCGCCTCGCCGACGAAGGCCGCACGGTGCTGGTCTCGTCCCACGTGCTCAGCGAGATCGAGCAGGTCGCCGACCACGTCCTCGTGCTCTCCAAGGGGCGCCTCGTGCTGTCGAGCGGCATCGAGACCCTCGCCGATCCGGCCGGCGGCTCGGTGGTCGTCGACTCCGTCGATCGCCCGGGCCTCACGACCGCGCTGGTCGCCGCCGGGTTCGACATCGAGGTGCTCCGCTCCGGCCTGACCGTGCGCGGCACCGACGCGAGCCGAGTGGGTGCCGTGGCTGCGGATGCCGGTATCGCTCTGAGCACGCTCGTGCAGCGCGGCCCGACGCTGGAGGACGTCTTCATCGATCTCATGCGCGGCGGCCGGTTCGACACCGCTCCGGCGCTCGCACCGTCGGAAGACGCTTCGACCGGGACCGAGACGGTCACGACAGGCGATGCGGCCGCCGGTGCCGCCGCCTCCGCTCTCGCGGCCGGCGGTGCCGCGGCTCTCGCCGATGACCTCAGCACGGAGATCCCCGGCGATGCCGCGGCCACCGGGTCCGGCGACGATGACGAGACGGCGGGAGCCGAGGGCCCGGTCGACGACGAGACCACCCAGCTCGTGACCGTGGTCGAGACCGCTGCGGGCGACGAGACCGTCCAGGTCATCCCCGTGGTCGAGGAGACCGCGGCGCTGACGTTGAGCGATGCCGAGGAGGAGACGGGCGCGGAGCCCGACACCGCGTCCGACGCGGAGTCCGACTCCTCGCGTTCGTTCGACGACATCCTCTTCGGCGCTCCCGCGCCGGTGCCCGCGACCGAGTCCCCGCGACGCTCTTTCGCCGCCCTGTTCGCGGCATCCTCCGCCGAGATGGCGGACGAAGACACGGCGGAGGCGCGCACGTCGCCCGAGCAGTCGGCGGGACAGGACGCTCCCGCCCCAGGGGAGTCGGACGAGACGACACCCGCCGCGTCCGTCCCCGCAGATGGAGCCGAGATCGAGGGCCCCGAGGCTCCGTCTGACATCGACGCCGCCGACGACACGACCGGCACCGAGGACGCGGAGTCCGCGGCCGACGAACCGGAGCCCGCGGGCGTGGAGTTCTTCTCCGAGCTCGACGCCGCGTCCGGGTGGAACGACGAGACCGCGACGGCCGACACGACGCAGCCGGCAGAGGCATCCGATCCCGCGACCGACGACGAGGACCCGCGATCCGCGGCCGTGAGCTCCATGCTCGCCGCCGCCGCCCGCGCTTACTACGAGGACGAGCCCCGGGACTACCCGCTCGCGTCCGCGGAGGGCGACGCCCCCACCGAGGCCACCCCGTCCGAGGAGCAGCCATCCTCGGATGGCGAGTCCTCGGAGGAGCCCGGTGCGCACGCTCCGGGTCAGGAGCAGGCGCCCGACGCGCAGGCGGACGACGACCACGGCGCGCACTCCGACGAGAACCACGGCTGAACCGCACACACGAACGCCCTCCCGATCGGGAGGGCGTTCTGCGTCTGAGGTCAGGCCGGACGGGGCCGGATGACGGGCCGACGACTGCCCTTCGAGACGGGAGTCGGGGCCGTGGCGACGATCTCCTCGACCGTCGCGGGCTCCTCTGACACGGGCAGGCGGAGAGCCTGCGTGAGCGCGAGGCCGTGCCGGGTGGTGAGGATCAGCCGGTTGTACTGCGGGTCGCCCTCGAGATCGACGACCACGCTGGGGCGACGGCGACGGATCAGCACGAAGTCGAGGCTGCCCGCGGCCTTCCAGCTCCCCGCCGCCAGCACGCCCGGGATGTGGGTGCCCGGGTTCGGGACGCCGCGGAGCCAGGTCCAGGCGTCATCGGTCAGCTGGACCTTGGTGATCGTGTCGCGCACGATGCGGACGTTCTCACGGTGGAAGGTGGCGGCACGTTCGATGGGCGAGAGCACGACCTCGAGTTGCGTCTGGTCCAGCAACAACGTCACCATGCCCCCAGTCTGCCAGCGCCGCCCTCCCGGTTGGCTGGAAGTTGCTCACAGGAACGCAACGATCCCTTGTCGGAATCACCCACACGCCCACCCGCAGCAACCACCTCCCGCGAGGACAGGCGCTCACGCCGGAACAGGCCGCTACCGGGAGTGCAAGCCTGACTCCGCGCGAGCGCCTGATCTCGCCGACCTCGCGACCGCCGCTCCCTGCGCAGGCATCCGCGCGACATCAGGCAGCAGGGTCCAGGGGCCCCTGTTCCCGCGCGGGCGCCTGTCTTCGCGCGAGCGAGCGGCGGCGGAAGTCAGGGACGCGCGGTGAGGGCGGCCCGGGCGGCGTGCGGCAGGGCTTCCTCGATGCGCTGGAGCTCGTCCTCGCCGTGCGCGGCGGTGAGGAACCAGGCCTCGAAGACGCTCGGCGGCAGCGCGACCCCGTGCTCGCGCATCGCGTGGAAGAACGCGGCGTACCGGAAAGACTCCTGCGCCTGCGCCTCGGCGTAGTCGCGCGGAGCGGAGGCCCGGAAAGACGCGCTGAAGAGGTTGCCGGCGGACGCCAGAGCGTGGGTGACGCCGGCCTCGCCGAGCGCGCGGTCCAGCGCCGACGACACCCGAGCGGCTGCGGCGTCGACGGTCGCGTAGACCTCGGGCGTCGCGAGTCGCAGCGTGGCCAGGCCCGCGGCCACCGACAGCGGGTTCCCGGAGAGCGTGCCCGCCTGGTAGACCGGGCCGAGCGGCGCCAGAAGGTCCATGACTTCGGCACGACCGCCGAGGGCCGCCAGCGGCATACCGCCGCCGACGACCTTCCCGAAGGTGAGGATGTCGGGCAGGTAGTTCTCCCCCGCCTCCGCCTGGAGTCCCCAGAAGCCCGCCGGGTGCACCCGGAATCCGGTGAGGACCTCGTCGAGGATCATGAGGGCGCCGTGCGCGTGGGCGGTCTCCGCGATGAGGCGGTTGAAGCCCGGCAGCGGAGGGACGACGCCCATGTTCGCCGCCGAGGCCTCGACGATGACGGCCGCGATCCGCGGGCCGTGCTCGGCGAAGACGGCGGCGAGCGCCTCCGGGTCGTTGTAGCGGATCACGAGCGTCTGCGCGGCGATCGGCGCGGGCACGCCGGCCGAACCGGGAAGCGCCAGCGTGGCGACCCCGGATCCGGCTTCCGCGAGCAGGCCGTCGGAGTGGCCGTGATAGTGACCGGCGAACTTCACGAGCAGATCGCGGCCGGTCGCGCCGCGGGCGAGACGGATCGCGGTCATGGTGGCCTCGGTGCCCGTCGAGACGAGACGGACGCGCTCCACGGGACGGATCTCGCCGAAGCGCACGCGGTCGGCGATGAGCGCGGCGAGCTCGACCTCCCCCTCGGTCGGCGCGCCGAAGGAGAGCCCGCGGGTCGCGGCCTCCTGTACCGCGGCGACGACCTCCGGATGCGCGTGACCGAGCAGCGCGGGGCCCCAGGACGCGACGAGGTCGACGTACTCGCGGCCCGCGGCGTCGGTCACGGTGGCACCACGCGCCGAGGCGAGGAACCGGGGCGTCCCGCCGACCGACCCGTAGGCGCGCACCGGAGAGTTCACCCCACCGGGGATCACCGCTCGGGCGGCAGAGAAAAGGTCGTCATTGCGGTCGGTCATCGAGGCTCCTCCGTGATGCACTGAACTCTCCCGGCATCCCTTCCAGGCTAACCCGCCGCGTCTCCCCCGGAGGCCGCCGGCAGGCAGCAGGACGGCTCAGCCGCGCAGCCAACGGGCCGCTTCGGTGGCCCAGTACGTGAGCACGGCATCGGCACCCGCGCGGCGGATCGACAGCAGCGACTCGAGGACCGCGGCGCGCCGATCGATCCAGCCGTTCGTGGCGGCGGCCTCGATCATCGCGTACTCGCCCGACACCTGGTACGCCCAGACCGGGACGGTCACCGCGTCGCGGACCTCGCGGAGCACGTCGAGGAAGGCCATCGCCGGCTTCACCATGACGATGTCCGCGCCCTCGTCCTCGTCGACCAGCGCCTCCCGCACACCCTCGCGACGGTTGCCGGGGTCGAGCTGGTACGTACGGCGGTCGCCCTGG
This genomic stretch from Microbacterium sp. Nx66 harbors:
- a CDS encoding D-alanyl-D-alanine carboxypeptidase family protein — encoded protein: MTASDPPEEASGGVDVDARPEDSAPVSAEPALDPPVTEAVSWADASAPATALTWVDPSLVAAESSTPEFDASAGTEDEAGLLRDAKLRPAIAGPGLLVPLGVLVGLVASYAGTTLLWPLHEVAPTVQAVEFTPVAAPTAALAWPAVGDGAVGIAGMTTAASTTAPVSIASITKVVSSLMVLDRLPLAPGEQGPEFAFSYADSIRYWDYRIANQSALDVPVGGVLTEYQLLQGTLLGSANNYIDRLASEIWGSDGEFAAAAEVWLGERGLSGITVVTPSGFDERNVATPEALVALGEMAMRNPVFAEIVGTRSVDLPGAGKVENTNGMLADPGVVGIKTGTLVGWNLLTAKDVAVGDSTVRLYAAALNQEDDEARLALTRALFAQTEAALQAQGPAVPAGTVVGRVVTAWGERVDVVAGEDADVVLWNGASATASTVFDLGEEREADGTVGTLTTTGPVDSTETALVLDEDLDGPSPWWRLTHPLELFGISGDD
- a CDS encoding ABC transporter ATP-binding protein — translated: MSEQDPSTSSGTQGAGPSTGSGTQGAGPSTGSGTQGAGSETQGAGSGTQGAAARRRGRGKAPAPTTERELTAEEQYEAELAEQARQHSGDWDSVAPGKADNFGKSFARMIGLLKPSAVWFVFVSILGAIGVVLTVAAPKVLAEATNIVYRGFISIQLGQPSGDFPGFPAGTPQDVVVDALRDAGQTDFANQVGALGDFRVGDGIDFDALRWVIAAVLAIYVVAAFLSWLQGYVINVIMVRTMWRLREAVEAKINRLPLAYFDKVQRGELISRVTNDIDNITQTMQQSLSGALTAVLTVVGVLVMMFSISWQLALVALVALPLMGVIFGVIGPRSQKAFGTQWRKVGRLNARVEEAFSGHALVKVFGREQDALDKFKAENEELFQASFKAQFLSGIIMPAMTFVGSLTYVGIAVLGGLMVASGQLRLGDVQAFIQYSQQFTQPLSELGGMAAVVQSGTASAERVFDLLDSDEQEADAPDAPALREGEGVIEFENVSFSYSPERPLITDLSFRVEPGQTVAIVGPTGAGKTTLVNLIMRFYELSGGRITLDGQDISTITRDELRSRTGMVLQDPWLFAGSIRENIRYGRSTATDEEVLAAAKATYVDRFVHALPDGYDTVLDEDASNVSAGERQLITIARAFVAQPSILILDEATSAVDTRTELLLQNAMAALRHGRTSFVIAHRLSTIRDADLILVMEHGDIVEKGTHDELIAAQGAYWRLYQSQFEQAATDLDAEAALTGSSPVVVTGEADAEASAEAQAADAVAGAAVGAQVPAAESAAAQALLDDGADGSTPRA
- a CDS encoding ABC transporter ATP-binding protein; protein product: MLGKLLLRYLSRYKWLLVAVLVFQFASAAATLYLPRLNADIIDKGVAQGDTAYIWRTGLFMLAVSLGQIVASVIATFFAARAAMGAGRDIRADVFGKVSGFSEREVSQFGAGSLITRNTNDVQQVQMLAMMGATMLVTAPLLAIGGIIFAVQTNAGLSWLIAVSVPVLLLLAALVIGRMVPLFRSYQGKLDNVNRIMREQLTGVRVVRAFVRERIEEERFRGANTDIMVVGRKVGSLFVLLFPLFMLILNVTVVAVIWFGGIEVNNGTVQVGTLFAFMQYIGQIMGGVIMASFMAMMIPRAAVSAERIGEVLNTESTMTRPADGVTVFPTPGAVAFDDVSFTYPGADAPVLTGISFAAEPGETVAVVGSTGSGKTTLVSLIPRLFDVSGGSVHVGGTDVRNADVEALWDSIGLVPQRPFLFTGTVASNLRYGREDATDEELWHALEIAQGRDFVEEMPDGLNSRIAQGGTNVSGGQRQRLAIARAIVHRPQVLVFDDSFSALDLTTDARLRQALWRELPHVTKIVVAQRVSTITDADRIVVLEGGTMVGVGTHEELLETSETYREIVESQLGVDA
- a CDS encoding enoyl-CoA hydratase/isomerase family protein, with the protein product MTDTPAAPRVLIRTEGALGRLTLNRPEAINALDEDMIAAITTALVAWRDDSDVQIVLIDGEGERGMCAGGDVRRLHSQITSGHPEQSAEFFRREYAMNAMIAEYPKPVVALADGITMGGGIGLAGHAAIRVVTERSKLAMPETRIGFTPDVGGTWLLGRAPGRLGEYLGLTGATMNGADAVYAGFADHFVPSDRLDALREALAYRADPTSPSEIVLLFDETPEPSALPDAREWIDEVFAASTVPEILERLRALGTDEAAAVADLLDGLAPTGLVVTLDAVREARGMSGLRAALEGEYRRVLWFVNEHPDLVEGIRAQVVDKDRNPKWQPASLAELGPDAGAAARDYVPQPALF
- a CDS encoding ATP-binding cassette domain-containing protein; amino-acid sequence: MPEGQVLEFTNVTKRFNEVTAVSDFSARVEPGAVTAFLGPNGAGKTTTLRILLGQVRPTSGTATIGGVAYAELRQPLRTIGAVLEETAYRPRRTASRQLTIAAKANGIRLARVDEVISLVGLEGEADTRIGGFSLGMRQRLSVAHALLGDPGALVFDEPANGLDPEGIRWMRLLMRRLADEGRTVLVSSHVLSEIEQVADHVLVLSKGRLVLSSGIETLADPAGGSVVVDSVDRPGLTTALVAAGFDIEVLRSGLTVRGTDASRVGAVAADAGIALSTLVQRGPTLEDVFIDLMRGGRFDTAPALAPSEDASTGTETVTTGDAAAGAAASALAAGGAAALADDLSTEIPGDAAATGSGDDDETAGAEGPVDDETTQLVTVVETAAGDETVQVIPVVEETAALTLSDAEEETGAEPDTASDAESDSSRSFDDILFGAPAPVPATESPRRSFAALFAASSAEMADEDTAEARTSPEQSAGQDAPAPGESDETTPAASVPADGAEIEGPEAPSDIDAADDTTGTEDAESAADEPEPAGVEFFSELDAASGWNDETATADTTQPAEASDPATDDEDPRSAAVSSMLAAAARAYYEDEPRDYPLASAEGDAPTEATPSEEQPSSDGESSEEPGAHAPGQEQAPDAQADDDHGAHSDENHG
- the hemL gene encoding glutamate-1-semialdehyde 2,1-aminomutase encodes the protein MTDRNDDLFSAARAVIPGGVNSPVRAYGSVGGTPRFLASARGATVTDAAGREYVDLVASWGPALLGHAHPEVVAAVQEAATRGLSFGAPTEGEVELAALIADRVRFGEIRPVERVRLVSTGTEATMTAIRLARGATGRDLLVKFAGHYHGHSDGLLAEAGSGVATLALPGSAGVPAPIAAQTLVIRYNDPEALAAVFAEHGPRIAAVIVEASAANMGVVPPLPGFNRLIAETAHAHGALMILDEVLTGFRVHPAGFWGLQAEAGENYLPDILTFGKVVGGGMPLAALGGRAEVMDLLAPLGPVYQAGTLSGNPLSVAAGLATLRLATPEVYATVDAAAARVSSALDRALGEAGVTHALASAGNLFSASFRASAPRDYAEAQAQESFRYAAFFHAMREHGVALPPSVFEAWFLTAAHGEDELQRIEEALPHAARAALTARP